Proteins encoded by one window of Panicum virgatum strain AP13 chromosome 7N, P.virgatum_v5, whole genome shotgun sequence:
- the LOC120682897 gene encoding bifunctional adenosine 5'-phosphosulfate phosphorylase/adenylylsulfatase HINT4-like, protein MRQTFCFGGSRVARRMSERAPMADGCVFCDIARRAPSSTTALLYSDDRVVAFRDINPSAFRHFLVIPIDHIPTVNSLRRTKDDHQLVSHMVRVGKDLLNQDAPNSEEHRFGFHQPPFNSVDHLHLHCLALPFMPSWRQVKYTPLGPLGGFIEAEKLLERIKPEAEVYS, encoded by the exons ATGCGGCAGACCTTCTGCTTCGGGGGCAGCCGCGTGGCGAGGAGGATGTCGGAGCGGGCGCCCATGGCCGACGGGTGCGTGTTCTGCGACAtcgcccgccgcgcccccagctccaccaccgcccttCTCTACTCC GATGACAGGGTCGTCGCGTTCCGGGACATTAACCCGTCGGCGTTCAG GCACTTTCTTGTCATACCCATTGATCATATACCAACTGTAAATAGCCTCCGCAGGACCAAAGATGATCACCAGTTAG TCAGCCACATGGTGAGGGTGGGGAAAGACTTGCTCAATCAAGATGCTCCCAATTCTGAGGAACACAG GTTTGGGTTTCACCAGCCACCATTTAATAGTGTTGATCACCTTCATCTTCATTGCCTGGCACTGCCATTTATGCCCAG TTGGAGGCAAGTAAAATATACCCCTCTGGGACCCTTAGGGGGTTTTATTGAAGCTGAAAAGCTACTGGAAAGAATAAAACCAGAAGCAGAAGTATACAGTTAG
- the LOC120683294 gene encoding beta-fructofuranosidase 1-like isoform X1, which translates to MITPVADPTMMDGDDARASLLPETDPRRRGPGGGGQKQPSSSTVLPAVVSAALLLVLAAVAILASQHADDGQGGVAAAGRVVEVAASRGAAEGVSEKSTAPLLGAGGALRDYAWTNAMLAWQRTAFHFQPPKNWMNDPNGPLYHKGWYHLFYQWNPDSAVWGNITWGHAVSRDLVHWLHLPLAMVPDHWYDANGVWSGSATRLPDGRIVMLYTGSTTESVQVQNLAEPADPSDPLLRRWVKSAANPILVPPPGIGLKDFRDPTTAWRVPNDTAWRVAIGSKDRSHAGLALVYRTADFVRYDPAPALMRVVPGTGMWECVDFYPVAAGAGGVENGLETSVPPGPGVKHVVKASLDDDKRDYYAIGTYDAGADAWTPEDAANDVGIGLLYDYGKFYASKTFYDPVLRRRVLWGWVGETDSERAAILKGWASVQSIPRTVRPPGHEDRQQPAPVARGGGGEPPDERQELRRRGAGPRLHRAPRRRQGDTAGHRGRVRGGRGGRGGRDGGRRGVQLQHQRRRGGAGPARPVRSARARRRRPLGADRRLLLPGQGHRRQPQDLLLPRRAQGIKGERSGEESLRKLGPRAARGEPVSKNSG; encoded by the exons ATGATCACGCCCGTTGCTGACCCGACGATGATGGACGGGGACGATGCGCGCGCGTCGCTGCTCCCGGAGACCGACCCTCGGCGCCgtggccccggcggcggcgggcagaagcagccgtcgtcgtcgaccgTCCTCCCCGCCGTCGTCTCCGCGGCGCTCCTGCTCGTGCTCGCCGCGGTCGCGATCCTGGCGTCGCAGCACGCCGACGACGGGCAGgggggcgtcgccgccgcggggcgcgTCGTGGAGGTGGCCGCCtcccgcggcgcggcggagggcgtGTCGGAGAAGTCCACGGCCCCGctgctcggcgccggcggcgcgctccggGACTACGCCTGGACCAACGCGATGCTGGCGTGGCAGCGCACGGCGTTCCATTTCCAACCCCCAAAGAACTGGATGAACG ATCCGAACG GTCCGCTGTACCACAAGGGCTGGTACCACCTCTTCTACCAATGGAACCCGGACTCCGCGGTGTGGGGCAACATCACCTGGGGCCACGCCGTGTCGCGCGACCTCGTCCACTGGCTGCACCTGCCGCTCGCCATGGTGCCAGACCACTGGTACGACGCCAACGGCGTCTGGTCCGGGTCGGCGACCAGGCTCCCGGACGGCCGGATCGTCATGCTCTACACGGGCTCCACGACGGAGTCGGTGCAGGTGCAGAACCTCGCGGAGCCGGCCGACCCGTCGGACCCGCTGCTCCGGCGGTGGGTCAAGTCGGCCGCCAACCCCAtcctggtgccgccgccgggcaTCGGGCTCAAGGACTTCCGCGACCCGACGACGGCGTGGCGGGTCCCCAACGACACGGCGTGGCGCGTCGCCATCGGGTCCAAGGACCGGAGCCACGCCGGGCTGGCGCTGGTGTACCGGACGGCGGACTTCGTGCGGTAcgacccggcgccggcgctgatgCGCGTCGTGCCGGGCACCGGCATGTGGGAGTGCGTGGACTTCTACccggtggccgccggcgccggcggcgtggagaaCGGGCTGGAGACCTCCGTGCCGCCGGGGCCCGGGGTGAAGCACGTGGTGAAGGCCAGCCTCGACGACGACAAGCGCGACTACTACGCCATCGGCACCTACGACGCCGGGGCCGACGCCTGGACCCCCGAAGACGCGGCGAACGACGTCGGGATCGGGCTCCTCTACGACTACGGCAAGTTCTACGCGTCCAAGACCTTCTACGACCccgtgctccggcggcgggtgCTGTGGGGGTGGGTCGGCGAGACCGACAGCGAGCGCGCAGCCATCCTCAAGGGATGGGCGTCCGTGCAG TCAATCCCGAGGACGGTACGTCCTCCTGGACACGAAGACCGGCAGCAACCTGCTCCAGTGGcccgtggtggaggtggagaacCTCCGGATGAGCGGCAAGAGCTTCGACGGCGTGGCGCTGGACCGCGGCTCCATCGTGCCCCTCGACGTCGGCAAGGCGACACAG CTGGACATCGAGGCCGTGTTCGAGGTGGACGCGGCGGCCGTGGAGGGCGTGACGGAGGCCGACGTGGGGTTCAACTGCAGCAccagcgccggcgcggcggggcggggcctgCTCGGCCCGTTCGGTCTGCTCGTGCTCGCCGACGACGACCTCTCGGAGCAGACCGCCGCCTACTTCTACCTGGCCAAGGGCACCGACGGCAGCCTCAAGACCTTCTTCTGCCAAGACGAGCTCAG